In Polaribacter pacificus, the genomic window AGGTGCTATTCTTGTAGAGTTGGCTTATGACAAAACTCCTGGAACAGTTGGGAACTTTGTAGCTTTGGCTGAAGGAAACTTAGAAAATGAAGTAAAACCTCAAGGAACTCCATACTATAATGGATTAAAATTTCATCGAGTAATTTCAGACTTTATGATCCAAGGAGGTTGTCCTCAAGGAACAGGTACTGGAAACCCTGGTTATAAATTTGATGATGAATTTCATCCAGATTTAAGACACGATGCTCCAGGAAAGTTAGCGATGGCAAATTCTGGACCAGCAACTAACGGAAGTCAATTTTATATTACACACGTCCCTACTCCATGGTTAGATAACAAACACACTGTTTTTGGAACTGTAATAGAAGGACAAGATATTGTAGATGCTGTTGAACAAGGTGACACTTTAGATTCAATAGAAATTCTTAGAGTTGGCGAAGAAGCTGAAGCATTTAATGCGGTTGAAGCTTTTAGAACTTTTGAAGGTTCAAGAGCAAAACGCGAAGCTGAACAACTAGCTAAACAAAGAGAATTATTAGACCAAGTTGCTAAAGGTTATGATGAAACTGCTAGTGGATTGCGTTATCAAATTCTTCAAAAAGGAACTGGTAAAAAAGCAAACAAAGGCGATATGGTTTCTGTACATTACAAAGGACAATTGATTGATGGAACCGTTTTTGATTCATCATACAAACGCAAGGAACCTATTGATTTTGCTGTTGGTGTTGGTCAGGTAATTGCTGGTTGGGATGAAGGAATTCAATTACTTCAGGTTGGAGATAAAGCTCGTATGGTTATACCTTCACACTTAGCTTATGGAGAAGCCGGAGCTGGTGGAGTTATACCTCCAAACGCTACTTTAATTTTTGATGTAGAGCTAATGAAAGTTGGCTAATCAATATTAAAATGAACACTATTTAAAGCTCGGATATTCCGAGCTTTTTTTATTTAGTTCTAAGGTCCAGCAAAAAAAATGTATTTTTAATTGACAAAAGTGTCACAGTTTAAAAAACCAACTGTCTATAGTATAGAAACGTTTCATTGGAAGATTCAAATCAACATATCAACTCTTTACTAAAGCAATGTTTGCAAGGCAATACTTCTGCACAAATGCAGATTTACAAATTGTATTACAAAGCCATGTACAACACCTCTTTAAGAATACTTAAAGATGAGTTTGAGGCAGAAGACATGATGCAAGAAGCTTTTTTAACGGCTTTTACAAAACTGGAAAGCTTTAAAGGCGAAGTAGCTTTTGGAGCTTGGTTAAAAAGGATTGTAATTAATAAAAGTTTAACCCAATTAAAAAAAAATAACAAGTATAACGAAGTGAAACTAGAAGTGGTATACGAAGCGCAAACGGAAACTGAAGAAGCCGTTAATTATGCAGGCTTGGATACTAAAAGAGTTCTAGAGACTTTAAAATCTCTAAAAGACAACTATCGTGTGGTATTAACCTTACATTTAATTGAAGGCTTTGATTATGAAGAAATCGCTGAGCTATTAAATT contains:
- a CDS encoding RNA polymerase sigma factor is translated as MEDSNQHINSLLKQCLQGNTSAQMQIYKLYYKAMYNTSLRILKDEFEAEDMMQEAFLTAFTKLESFKGEVAFGAWLKRIVINKSLTQLKKNNKYNEVKLEVVYEAQTETEEAVNYAGLDTKRVLETLKSLKDNYRVVLTLHLIEGFDYEEIAELLNYTNENVRTTISRAKKKLKQMLVLETA
- a CDS encoding peptidylprolyl isomerase, producing MNNGIYAKFNTTKGAILVELAYDKTPGTVGNFVALAEGNLENEVKPQGTPYYNGLKFHRVISDFMIQGGCPQGTGTGNPGYKFDDEFHPDLRHDAPGKLAMANSGPATNGSQFYITHVPTPWLDNKHTVFGTVIEGQDIVDAVEQGDTLDSIEILRVGEEAEAFNAVEAFRTFEGSRAKREAEQLAKQRELLDQVAKGYDETASGLRYQILQKGTGKKANKGDMVSVHYKGQLIDGTVFDSSYKRKEPIDFAVGVGQVIAGWDEGIQLLQVGDKARMVIPSHLAYGEAGAGGVIPPNATLIFDVELMKVG